A genomic region of Pseudomonas sp. KU43P contains the following coding sequences:
- a CDS encoding haloacid dehalogenase-like hydrolase: MKFAPRAIVIGLSLLFSVETWAAELKHWPAEAAKQLDAMIAANANKGNYAVFDMDNTSYRYDLEEALLPFMENKGLLTREKLDPSLKLIPFKDTAEHKESLFSYYYRLCEIDDMVCYPWVAQVFSGFTLKELKAQVDELMASGKPVPSTYFEGDQVKPIEVQPPKVFTGQAELYNKLMENGIEVYVISAASEELVRMVASDPKYGYNVKPENVIGVSLLLKDRTSGQLTTARKQISAGHYDAKANEGLELTPYLWTPATWMAGKQAAILTYIDEWKKPVLVGGDTPTSDGYMQFHGVDVDKGGIHLWINRKAKYMDQLNGMIAKHAAAQAKEGLPVTADKNWVIVTPEQIQ, translated from the coding sequence ATGAAGTTCGCTCCGAGAGCCATCGTCATCGGCCTGTCCTTGCTGTTCAGTGTCGAAACTTGGGCCGCCGAGCTCAAGCATTGGCCGGCAGAAGCTGCCAAGCAGCTCGATGCCATGATCGCCGCCAATGCCAACAAGGGTAACTACGCGGTTTTCGACATGGACAACACCAGCTACCGCTACGACCTCGAGGAGGCGCTGCTGCCCTTCATGGAGAACAAGGGGCTGCTGACCCGTGAAAAACTCGATCCTTCGCTCAAGCTGATCCCGTTCAAGGACACCGCCGAGCACAAGGAAAGCCTGTTCAGCTACTACTACCGACTGTGCGAGATCGACGACATGGTCTGCTACCCGTGGGTGGCTCAGGTTTTCTCCGGCTTCACTCTCAAGGAGCTCAAGGCCCAGGTCGACGAGCTGATGGCATCGGGCAAGCCAGTGCCCAGCACCTATTTCGAGGGTGACCAGGTCAAGCCGATCGAGGTGCAGCCGCCCAAGGTCTTTACCGGCCAGGCCGAGCTGTACAACAAGCTGATGGAGAACGGGATCGAGGTCTACGTGATCTCGGCCGCCTCGGAAGAACTGGTGCGCATGGTCGCCTCGGACCCCAAGTACGGCTACAACGTAAAGCCCGAGAATGTGATTGGCGTCAGCCTGCTGCTCAAGGACCGCACCAGCGGCCAGCTGACCACGGCGCGCAAGCAGATCAGCGCCGGGCACTACGATGCCAAGGCCAACGAAGGCCTGGAGCTGACGCCCTACCTATGGACGCCTGCCACCTGGATGGCCGGCAAGCAGGCGGCCATCCTCACTTATATCGATGAATGGAAGAAGCCGGTGCTGGTGGGTGGGGACACGCCAACCAGCGATGGCTACATGCAGTTCCATGGCGTGGATGTGGACAAGGGCGGTATCCACCTGTGGATAAACCGCAAGGCCAAGTACATGGATCAGCTCAACGGGATGATCGCCAAGCATGCGGCGGCCCAGGCCAAGGAAGGGTTGCCGGTGACGGCGGACAAGAACTGGGTAATCGTGACGCCGGAGCAGATTCAGTAG
- a CDS encoding L-cystine transporter translates to MNLPLSLNLLAFLALLLGLAQTRRTDWSLAKKVLLGLVLGVVFGLVLHTVYGAGHPVLKATIGWLDLVGNGYVGLLQMIVMPLIFASILSAVARLHNASSLGRISVLSIGTLLLTTAIAALIGVALTNLFGLSAEGLVAGAQESARLQAIHSDYAGKVADLNIPQLLLSFVPSNPVGDLARAKPTSIISVVIFAVFVGLAALQLIKDDAEKGGRALSAIDTLQAWVMRLVRLVMKLTPYGVLALMTKVVASSNFDDILKLGSFVVVSYIGLGLMFVVHGIILAITGVSPLRFFRKVWPVLTFAFTSRSSAASIPLNIEAQTRRLGVPQSIASFSASFGATIGQNGCAGLYPAMLAVMVAPAVGIDTFDPLWIATLVAIVTLSSAGVAGVGGGATFAALIVLPAMGLPVELVALLISVEPLIDMGRTALNVNGSMTAGVVTSQLLKETDKDVLAGDEHAELSHS, encoded by the coding sequence ATGAACCTGCCGCTGTCTCTCAACCTGCTGGCGTTCCTGGCCTTGCTGCTGGGCCTGGCGCAAACCCGCCGTACCGACTGGAGCCTGGCCAAGAAGGTCTTGCTCGGCCTGGTGCTGGGCGTGGTCTTCGGCCTGGTGCTACACACTGTCTACGGCGCCGGCCACCCGGTGCTCAAGGCCACCATCGGCTGGCTCGACCTGGTCGGCAATGGCTACGTGGGCCTGCTGCAGATGATCGTCATGCCGCTGATCTTCGCCTCGATCCTCAGCGCCGTGGCTCGCCTGCACAACGCCTCCTCGCTGGGCCGCATCAGCGTGCTGAGCATCGGCACACTGCTGCTGACCACCGCCATCGCCGCGCTGATCGGCGTGGCCCTGACCAACCTGTTCGGCCTGAGCGCCGAAGGGCTGGTGGCCGGCGCACAGGAAAGCGCTCGCCTGCAGGCCATCCACAGCGACTACGCCGGCAAGGTCGCCGACCTCAACATCCCGCAGCTGCTGCTGTCGTTCGTGCCGAGCAACCCGGTGGGCGACCTGGCGCGGGCCAAGCCGACCTCGATCATCAGCGTGGTGATCTTCGCCGTGTTCGTCGGCCTGGCGGCGCTGCAACTGATCAAGGACGATGCCGAGAAAGGCGGGCGCGCCTTGTCGGCCATCGACACCCTGCAAGCCTGGGTGATGCGCCTGGTGCGCCTGGTGATGAAGCTGACCCCTTACGGCGTGCTAGCGCTGATGACCAAAGTGGTGGCCAGTTCCAACTTCGACGACATCCTCAAGCTGGGCAGCTTCGTGGTGGTGTCGTACATCGGCCTGGGCCTGATGTTCGTGGTGCACGGCATCATTCTCGCCATCACTGGGGTCAGCCCGCTGCGTTTCTTCCGCAAGGTCTGGCCGGTGCTGACCTTCGCCTTCACCAGCCGCTCCAGCGCGGCCAGCATCCCGCTGAACATCGAGGCGCAGACACGCCGCCTGGGCGTACCGCAGTCGATCGCCAGCTTCAGTGCCTCGTTCGGCGCGACCATCGGCCAGAACGGCTGCGCCGGCCTGTACCCGGCGATGTTGGCAGTCATGGTGGCGCCAGCGGTGGGCATCGATACCTTCGACCCATTGTGGATCGCAACCCTGGTGGCGATCGTCACCCTGAGTTCGGCCGGTGTCGCCGGCGTGGGTGGTGGGGCGACCTTCGCCGCACTGATCGTGCTGCCGGCCATGGGCTTGCCGGTGGAGCTGGTGGCGCTGCTGATTTCGGTTGAGCCGTTGATCGACATGGGCCGCACGGCGTTGAACGTGAACGGTTCGATGACAGCGGGGGTAGTGACCAGCCAGTTGCTGAAAGAGACTGACAAAGATGTGCTTGCCGGTGACGAGCACGCCGAGTTGAGCCATAGCTAA